The Micromonospora sp. NBC_00421 genome contains a region encoding:
- a CDS encoding class I SAM-dependent DNA methyltransferase: MIDADFLAETRASYDTMAAGYATRFRAELAARPVDRAMLAAFAETVLAGGGGPVLDVGCGPGRITGHLRALDLTVTGLDLSPGMLAQGRLAHPDLRFVEGSMLDLPVADGVLAGLVAWYSVIHVPDEWLPRVFAEFRRVLAPGGHALVAFQVGDETVRYTEAWGDPVSLAFRRRHPDHVATLLHAAGLPERARMCRAPQEFDGATERTPQACLLVRREDDRA; the protein is encoded by the coding sequence GTGATCGACGCCGACTTCCTCGCCGAGACCCGCGCCTCCTACGACACGATGGCCGCCGGGTACGCCACCCGGTTCCGTGCCGAACTCGCCGCCCGCCCGGTCGACCGGGCCATGCTCGCCGCGTTCGCCGAGACCGTCCTGGCCGGCGGGGGCGGCCCGGTGCTCGACGTCGGCTGCGGCCCCGGCCGGATCACCGGCCACCTGCGCGCCCTCGACCTGACCGTCACCGGGCTCGACCTGTCACCCGGGATGCTGGCGCAGGGCCGGCTCGCCCACCCGGACCTGCGCTTCGTCGAGGGCTCGATGCTGGACCTGCCGGTGGCCGACGGCGTCCTCGCCGGCCTGGTCGCCTGGTACAGCGTCATCCACGTGCCGGACGAGTGGCTGCCCCGGGTCTTCGCCGAGTTCCGCCGGGTGCTCGCCCCCGGCGGGCACGCGCTCGTCGCCTTCCAGGTCGGCGACGAGACGGTGCGTTACACCGAGGCCTGGGGCGACCCGGTCTCCCTGGCGTTCCGTCGTCGTCATCCGGACCACGTGGCGACGTTGTTGCACGCCGCCGGGCTGCCCGAGCGGGCCCGGATGTGTCGCGCCCCACAGGAGTTCGACGGTGCCACCGAGCGCACCCCGCAGGCCTGCCTGCTCGTTCGTCGGGAGGACGACCGGGCGTGA
- a CDS encoding DinB family protein produces the protein MAEWAAITPEDRDWTFVIDDGCAECGFVPQQAEATGDRLRATVPVWREVLSRPEAARRPAPTVWSPVEYACHVRDTCRIFRGRLALMLDEDDPVFPNWDQDATAVEDDYVHQSPTRVAGELAAQAEATAAAFDAVTPPQWARPGRRSNGSVFTVRRFAVYLLHDVAHHVHDVTRPATIR, from the coding sequence ATGGCGGAATGGGCGGCGATCACGCCGGAGGACCGGGACTGGACCTTCGTCATCGACGACGGATGCGCCGAGTGCGGCTTCGTGCCGCAGCAGGCCGAGGCGACCGGCGACCGGCTGCGCGCCACCGTTCCGGTCTGGCGGGAGGTGCTGTCCCGGCCCGAGGCGGCCCGGCGGCCCGCGCCGACCGTCTGGTCGCCGGTCGAGTACGCCTGCCACGTGCGGGACACCTGCCGGATCTTCCGGGGTCGGCTGGCGCTGATGCTCGACGAGGACGACCCGGTCTTCCCCAACTGGGACCAGGACGCCACGGCCGTCGAGGACGACTACGTCCACCAGTCACCGACCCGGGTGGCCGGGGAACTCGCCGCGCAGGCCGAGGCGACCGCCGCCGCGTTCGACGCCGTCACGCCCCCACAGTGGGCCCGGCCGGGCCGGCGCAGCAACGGTTCGGTGTTCACCGTGCGCCGCTTCGCCGTCTACCTCCTGCACGACGTGGCGCACCACGTGCACGACGTCACCCGCCCGGCGACCATCCGCTGA
- a CDS encoding helix-turn-helix domain-containing protein, which produces MTEESTLHLTDPRAMRALAHPTRLRLLGELRVGGPQSVGMLSDAIDEAVGSVSYHLGKLAQHGFVEEAPEHARDRRERWWRAAHTRTSWEPVDALADPERRAASDLLRRAVLDRYVERLGHYLDVEATLDPQWVRGTASSDSWLHLTSDELIELRADLEALAARWRDRSDPARPGAETVTLMFHAFRDPR; this is translated from the coding sequence ATGACGGAGGAATCCACCCTGCACCTCACCGACCCCCGGGCGATGCGTGCGCTGGCCCACCCGACCCGCTTGCGGCTGCTCGGCGAGCTGCGCGTCGGGGGCCCACAGAGCGTCGGCATGCTCAGCGACGCCATCGACGAGGCGGTCGGCTCGGTCAGTTACCACCTCGGCAAACTGGCCCAGCACGGCTTCGTCGAGGAGGCCCCCGAGCACGCCCGCGACCGCCGCGAACGCTGGTGGCGCGCGGCACACACCCGGACGTCCTGGGAGCCGGTCGACGCGCTCGCCGACCCCGAGCGCCGGGCCGCCTCCGACCTGCTGCGCCGCGCGGTCCTCGACCGGTACGTGGAACGGCTCGGCCACTACCTCGACGTCGAGGCGACCCTCGACCCGCAGTGGGTGCGCGGCACCGCCAGCAGCGACTCCTGGCTGCACCTGACCAGCGACGAGCTGATCGAGCTGCGGGCCGACCTGGAGGCGCTGGCCGCCCGCTGGCGCGACCGCAGCGACCCGGCCCGGCCGGGGGCCGAGACCGTGACGTTGATGTTCCACGCCTTCCGGGATCCCCGGTGA
- the smpB gene encoding SsrA-binding protein SmpB yields the protein MSRDAERRLIAANKKARHDYTVLKTYEAGLVLAGTEVKSLREGRVSLVDAFAQERDGELMLYGLHIAEYGYGTWTNHQPRRTRKLLLRRVEIARILEKLRDGGVTLVPLSMYFSNGWAKVELGLARGRRSYDKRQVLAERDANREIARELGRRLKGRRPAGEGRRPG from the coding sequence GTGTCGCGGGACGCGGAGCGCAGGCTCATCGCCGCCAACAAGAAGGCCCGGCACGACTACACCGTCCTGAAGACCTACGAGGCCGGCCTCGTGCTGGCCGGCACCGAGGTCAAGTCGCTGCGCGAGGGTCGGGTGTCGCTCGTCGACGCGTTCGCCCAGGAACGCGACGGCGAGCTCATGCTCTACGGCCTGCACATCGCCGAGTACGGCTACGGCACCTGGACCAACCACCAGCCCCGGCGTACCCGCAAGCTGCTGCTGCGTCGGGTGGAGATCGCCCGGATCCTGGAGAAGCTGCGCGACGGCGGGGTGACCCTGGTGCCCCTGTCGATGTACTTCAGCAACGGCTGGGCCAAGGTGGAGCTCGGGCTGGCCCGGGGCCGCCGCTCGTACGACAAGCGACAGGTCCTCGCCGAGCGCGACGCCAACCGGGAGATCGCCCGGGAACTGGGCCGCCGGCTCAAGGGTCGCCGCCCGGCCGGCGAGGGCCGCCGCCCGGGCTGA